One Kosmotoga arenicorallina S304 genomic window carries:
- the trmD gene encoding tRNA (guanosine(37)-N1)-methyltransferase TrmD yields the protein MRIKVLTIFPEMFSILTEYGVISRALKEGIVDFKAINLRDYTTDRHRTTDDYPYGGGSGLVMKAEPFLKAYEKIIRNEGKPHVILTSPQGKVFDNDKALELSTKDSLLFLCGRYEGVDERVMNIVDEELSIGDFVLSGGELPSMVMIESLLRFVPGVIGDMESVKRDSFFNDLLDYPHYTRPREIKGMKVPEVLLNGNHEEIELFRRKESIKRTLKRRPDLFLKHDFDRMDKKALLSLFRELIGDVE from the coding sequence ATGAGAATAAAAGTATTGACGATATTTCCGGAAATGTTCTCGATTTTAACAGAATATGGAGTTATTTCAAGAGCCTTAAAGGAAGGCATTGTTGATTTTAAGGCAATCAATCTGAGGGATTATACAACAGACAGGCATCGTACCACTGATGATTATCCTTATGGCGGGGGTAGCGGATTGGTCATGAAAGCTGAACCCTTCTTAAAGGCTTATGAGAAAATCATAAGGAACGAAGGGAAACCTCATGTGATCCTGACCTCCCCACAGGGAAAGGTTTTTGACAATGACAAAGCTCTGGAACTTTCAACGAAGGATTCTCTTCTCTTTCTTTGCGGTCGGTATGAGGGTGTAGATGAAAGGGTTATGAACATAGTCGATGAAGAACTATCCATTGGTGATTTTGTATTAAGTGGTGGCGAATTGCCATCCATGGTTATGATAGAGAGCCTTCTCAGATTTGTTCCAGGAGTTATTGGCGATATGGAATCAGTTAAGAGGGATTCTTTTTTCAATGATCTGTTGGACTATCCCCACTATACAAGGCCAAGAGAAATAAAGGGCATGAAAGTACCTGAGGTTTTGCTGAACGGAAACCATGAAGAAATAGAGTTGTTTCGTCGAAAAGAGAGCATTAAGAGGACGTTGAAGAGAAGGCCTGACTTATTTTTAAAACACGATTTTGATAGAATGGACAAAAAGGCTCTTCTAAGCCTTTTCAGGGAGCTGATAGGTGATGTTGAGTAA
- a CDS encoding RNA methyltransferase, with translation MLSNIYVALIHYPVLGRNGKIVSSAVTNLDVHDIARTCRTYNIKGYYVVSNLPAQREIVGNVLEYWLKDFGKEYNPSRSEALTVVRTAMYIEDAVEEIEKIEGKVPKLIYTSAKSGPDRIPYSRMSEIIKNSEEPHLILFGTSWGLPKEVLKLCNYILEPIRGKVSFNHLSVRSAVAITLDRIIGEDI, from the coding sequence ATGTTGAGTAATATATATGTTGCGTTGATTCACTACCCTGTTCTTGGCCGTAATGGAAAAATTGTATCAAGCGCTGTAACAAACCTCGATGTTCATGATATCGCAAGGACATGCAGAACTTATAATATAAAGGGTTATTATGTGGTCTCGAATCTCCCCGCTCAAAGGGAGATAGTAGGTAATGTGCTTGAGTACTGGCTTAAGGATTTTGGAAAAGAATACAACCCCAGCAGAAGTGAAGCTCTTACAGTTGTTAGAACGGCTATGTATATCGAGGATGCGGTAGAAGAGATTGAGAAAATTGAAGGAAAAGTTCCCAAGCTCATCTACACGTCCGCCAAAAGTGGACCAGACCGTATTCCTTATTCAAGAATGTCAGAGATCATCAAAAACTCTGAAGAGCCTCATCTGATTCTCTTTGGAACAAGCTGGGGATTGCCTAAGGAAGTGCTCAAGCTTTGCAATTACATCCTCGAACCAATAAGAGGTAAAGTAAGCTTTAACCATCTTTCAGTAAGATCCGCAGTGGCAATAACACTGGATAGAATTATAGGAGAAGATATATAA
- the rplS gene encoding 50S ribosomal protein L19: MDQYIRAIESEFVKKDLPEIRPGDTIRVYVKVKEGNKERTQAFEGVVIKIRGGGVNRTFTVRRVGAAGVGVERIFPFASPAVEKITVLRKGKVRRAKLYYIRDIRGKIRIKQRRD, translated from the coding sequence ATGGATCAGTACATCAGGGCGATTGAAAGTGAGTTTGTCAAAAAAGATCTACCAGAGATAAGACCCGGCGATACCATCAGGGTCTATGTTAAAGTAAAAGAGGGAAACAAAGAAAGAACACAGGCTTTTGAAGGTGTAGTCATTAAAATTAGAGGTGGCGGAGTAAATAGAACCTTCACCGTAAGAAGAGTAGGTGCAGCAGGTGTTGGAGTAGAAAGAATCTTTCCCTTTGCTAGTCCAGCTGTTGAGAAGATCACTGTCTTGAGAAAGGGTAAAGTCAGAAGAGCAAAGCTCTATTACATTAGGGACATCAGAGGAAAGATCAGAATAAAGCAAAGAAGGGACTGA
- the lepB gene encoding signal peptidase I: MARASKKESKVVHELKEWGKALVYALVFGTIIRLFMFETMMVPTESMVPTIDPGDRLFVEKVTYQFKEPDYGDIVVFWAPFVDKSALEMLGPFDKFMDLFSPKAFKGHVKYVKRLVGKPGDTIELRVAPEFKNIEDEILSMPHDDQPHYQLYVNGLVLPQLAERRYSREAIFADKDFYLGLAHPDKVYSIYNEFFKYYQRYLDYASYYDSVLSPLDLRKYIWQDPSTKSIKINIPEGFYFFMGDNTGNSFDSRFFGFVPRENIVGEPMLRIWELSRFGPLKEKE; the protein is encoded by the coding sequence ATGGCCAGGGCCTCCAAAAAGGAATCTAAGGTTGTCCATGAATTGAAAGAGTGGGGAAAGGCCCTTGTTTATGCCCTTGTTTTTGGAACTATTATAAGGCTCTTTATGTTCGAAACTATGATGGTCCCCACGGAATCGATGGTCCCAACCATCGATCCCGGGGATCGTCTTTTCGTCGAAAAGGTGACCTATCAATTCAAAGAGCCTGACTATGGTGATATTGTCGTTTTTTGGGCCCCCTTTGTGGACAAATCAGCTCTTGAGATGTTAGGCCCTTTTGATAAATTCATGGATCTTTTTTCGCCAAAAGCCTTTAAGGGCCATGTGAAATATGTCAAAAGACTTGTCGGGAAGCCGGGCGATACCATAGAGTTGCGAGTAGCTCCTGAATTTAAGAACATAGAAGACGAAATTCTTTCCATGCCCCATGATGATCAGCCGCATTATCAGCTCTATGTTAATGGACTAGTTCTCCCGCAGCTTGCAGAAAGGCGGTATTCAAGGGAAGCCATATTTGCGGACAAGGACTTTTACCTGGGACTGGCACACCCTGACAAAGTATATTCTATCTACAACGAGTTTTTCAAATATTATCAGCGCTATCTGGACTATGCAAGCTACTATGATAGTGTTTTAAGTCCCCTTGATTTGAGAAAATACATCTGGCAAGATCCGAGTACCAAAAGTATTAAGATAAATATCCCGGAGGGATTTTATTTTTTCATGGGTGATAATACCGGAAACAGTTTCGATAGCAGGTTTTTTGGCTTTGTTCCAAGGGAGAACATCGTTGGAGAGCCGATGCTTAGAATCTGGGAGTTATCAAGATTTGGACCATTGAAAGAAAAAGAATAA
- the folE2 gene encoding GTP cyclohydrolase FolE2 produces the protein MKNEKAFLRDVQNERDERNVPIDMVGIRGLKYPIVVLDRANGRQRTVGTFDLFVDLPRDFRGTHMSRFVEVLDRHNNRITPRNMESILRDMRTFLKADVAHINVFFPYFLRKSAPISGISSYSSFICGFIARLNEGFDFILEVNVPVMTVCPCSKEISERGAHNQRANAKVRIRMKSLVWIEEIIEIAESSASAPIFSLLKREDEKYITELSYDNPRFVEDLSREIVLRLEKDQRITWYRVEVASQESIHNHEAYACIEKRGI, from the coding sequence ATGAAAAATGAAAAAGCATTTTTGAGAGACGTGCAAAATGAAAGGGACGAAAGAAATGTCCCCATTGATATGGTTGGTATAAGAGGATTGAAGTATCCCATAGTGGTTCTTGACAGAGCAAATGGCAGGCAAAGAACAGTGGGAACTTTTGATCTTTTTGTTGATTTACCGCGCGATTTCAGAGGCACCCATATGTCGCGCTTTGTGGAAGTGCTGGATAGGCATAATAACCGCATAACTCCTCGCAACATGGAAAGCATTTTACGGGATATGAGAACTTTTCTAAAAGCCGATGTCGCTCATATTAATGTTTTCTTCCCCTATTTTTTAAGAAAAAGCGCTCCCATAAGCGGGATTTCAAGTTACAGCTCTTTTATATGCGGTTTCATTGCCCGCTTGAATGAGGGTTTTGATTTCATACTCGAGGTAAATGTCCCGGTTATGACAGTATGCCCTTGTTCAAAAGAGATAAGCGAAAGGGGAGCCCACAATCAAAGAGCAAATGCAAAGGTAAGAATAAGGATGAAATCACTGGTCTGGATTGAAGAAATCATAGAAATTGCAGAATCATCAGCTAGCGCCCCTATTTTCAGCCTGTTGAAAAGAGAAGATGAGAAATACATCACAGAGCTTTCATATGACAATCCGAGGTTCGTTGAAGATTTATCCCGGGAAATCGTATTACGTCTTGAAAAGGACCAGAGAATTACGTGGTACAGGGTCGAAGTCGCAAGCCAGGAGTCGATCCACAATCATGAAGCCTATGCTTGCATAGAGAAGAGAGGAATATGA
- the rsmG gene encoding 16S rRNA (guanine(527)-N(7))-methyltransferase RsmG, translated as MKAFLNKDKRVKIESYLKFLISSRHNLTAIKDPTEAYQKHFLDIYLPLEGLNLKGNFIDIGTGGGVPGIICAILFPESEWTLLDSIGKKVKEIETFISRLNLKNVRAVCQRAEEHAVLNREKYSGAFMRAVARADICLEYAAPLIHIGGRIYLYRGPGWKEEKDAAEHAASLLGLSIDRVIEYKIEENIKRNLVIYKKVCPTPVEFPRKTGIAVKKPLGGK; from the coding sequence ATGAAAGCCTTTTTGAACAAAGATAAGCGCGTGAAAATAGAGAGTTATTTAAAATTCCTTATTTCTTCCCGACACAATCTCACTGCAATTAAAGATCCCACTGAAGCTTATCAAAAGCACTTCCTCGACATTTATCTGCCGCTTGAAGGGCTCAATTTAAAAGGTAACTTTATTGACATAGGCACAGGAGGAGGCGTGCCCGGGATAATATGCGCAATACTCTTTCCAGAAAGTGAGTGGACATTGCTTGATTCTATTGGTAAAAAGGTGAAAGAAATTGAAACCTTTATCTCAAGATTAAATCTTAAAAACGTACGCGCTGTTTGTCAGAGAGCTGAAGAGCACGCAGTTCTAAACAGGGAAAAGTACAGCGGGGCTTTCATGAGAGCAGTTGCCAGAGCTGATATATGCCTTGAGTACGCAGCTCCCCTGATTCATATTGGTGGGAGAATATACTTGTACAGAGGTCCCGGCTGGAAAGAAGAAAAGGATGCTGCAGAACATGCCGCCTCTCTTCTTGGTCTTTCAATTGATAGAGTTATAGAGTACAAAATTGAGGAAAATATAAAAAGAAATCTTGTTATCTATAAAAAGGTCTGTCCAACACCTGTTGAATTTCCTAGAAAAACCGGTATTGCCGTAAAAAAACCGCTTGGAGGGAAATAA
- a CDS encoding lipoate--protein ligase family protein produces the protein MKVFIDAPRKGATNMAIDMALSHWVTTSQNESIVLRFYRWDPPCLSLGRNQHIDAINVDYLNEMGFDLVRRPTGGKAVLHWVELTYSFIAKSVDKRIPRNVVDSYMKISTALKAGLNSMGFPVEINEKKASEISDICFQVPSVKELVIFGKKLVGSAQTRKKGALLQHGSILLRAMPDEYLSCFHELSKDERQRKKVKNSMIGLEDYSKKKVNIPELIENLMLAFSIIFEERIEIADYNKLGPEFSEKLDLYERMFDSYEWNFKRQTMDSLNTNR, from the coding sequence ATGAAGGTTTTCATTGATGCTCCTCGCAAAGGTGCAACAAACATGGCCATTGATATGGCGCTGAGCCACTGGGTGACTACAAGCCAGAACGAAAGCATTGTTTTGCGGTTTTATCGCTGGGATCCTCCCTGCCTTTCCCTTGGCAGAAATCAACATATTGATGCGATTAATGTAGATTACCTTAACGAGATGGGCTTTGATCTGGTTAGAAGGCCAACAGGTGGAAAGGCAGTACTTCACTGGGTGGAATTAACTTACAGCTTTATAGCTAAAAGCGTAGATAAGAGGATCCCAAGAAACGTTGTCGATTCTTACATGAAAATATCCACCGCTCTTAAAGCAGGGCTTAACAGCATGGGTTTTCCTGTAGAAATAAATGAAAAAAAAGCTTCCGAAATCTCTGACATATGCTTTCAGGTCCCTTCAGTCAAAGAACTGGTTATCTTCGGGAAAAAGCTTGTTGGGAGCGCTCAAACAAGAAAAAAAGGGGCATTACTGCAACACGGATCAATCCTATTACGAGCCATGCCCGATGAATATCTCTCCTGCTTTCATGAGTTATCGAAAGATGAAAGACAACGCAAAAAGGTAAAAAATAGTATGATAGGTTTAGAGGATTATTCAAAGAAAAAAGTGAATATCCCGGAACTCATCGAGAATCTTATGCTGGCATTTTCAATAATTTTTGAAGAGAGAATTGAGATTGCAGATTACAACAAACTCGGTCCCGAATTTTCTGAAAAGCTCGATCTTTATGAAAGGATGTTCGATTCATATGAGTGGAACTTCAAAAGGCAAACTATGGATAGTCTCAACACCAATAGGTAA
- the rsmI gene encoding 16S rRNA (cytidine(1402)-2'-O)-methyltransferase, with translation MSGTSKGKLWIVSTPIGNLEDMTLRAIRILKEVPIILAEDTRRTSTLLKKIGIEGKKLISFNAQNQNRRLPQILSHINAGQNIALVSDAGTPVISDPGSKLISECHKFKIETDIVPGPSAVTSAVAISGFPGTHFVFLGFLPRGKNRRRLFRKIAEGLYGEALMVFFESPQRIKQSLKEWLEIVGDRECFIARELTKIHQELIRGPISEILKNLPEQLKGEITVVISGNSLKKDNSY, from the coding sequence ATGAGTGGAACTTCAAAAGGCAAACTATGGATAGTCTCAACACCAATAGGTAATCTTGAAGATATGACCTTAAGAGCGATAAGGATATTGAAGGAAGTTCCCATTATCCTCGCGGAAGATACCAGAAGAACCTCAACTTTGCTTAAAAAAATCGGAATAGAAGGAAAAAAATTGATTTCCTTTAATGCCCAAAATCAAAACCGTCGTTTACCACAGATCCTATCTCACATAAATGCGGGGCAAAATATAGCCCTTGTAAGCGATGCGGGCACTCCCGTTATTTCTGATCCTGGAAGCAAATTAATTTCAGAATGTCATAAATTTAAGATTGAAACCGATATCGTTCCGGGTCCCAGCGCAGTTACTTCGGCTGTTGCTATCAGTGGATTCCCGGGTACTCATTTCGTTTTTCTGGGCTTTTTACCTCGCGGCAAAAACAGGAGAAGGCTCTTTAGAAAGATTGCTGAAGGGTTGTATGGTGAAGCGCTTATGGTTTTCTTTGAGTCGCCTCAACGCATCAAACAATCACTGAAAGAGTGGCTGGAAATTGTTGGTGATAGAGAGTGCTTTATAGCAAGGGAATTAACAAAGATTCATCAGGAATTGATACGGGGTCCTATTAGTGAAATCCTGAAAAATCTTCCTGAACAGCTTAAAGGTGAAATAACCGTGGTGATCTCTGGAAATTCATTAAAAAAAGATAACTCGTATTGA
- a CDS encoding site-2 protease family protein, whose protein sequence is MVQILRNFLTLTPAIIIAIYFHEIAHARLFKKTTESKRDFSLIGCVDPLGLLMYYIFQFGWSRPFPINYWKLKKHGLTKTLFTIISGPAVNLFVGIAAALLFKYSGLFKYSTFFTGGLERNYMLSYLSDVLYWIMVVNLKTSLFNLLPFPPLDGARLIEIATPDNQVDWLAKFEVYGLLSLVVLSILGIIQLIMWPVSRLVEFITGLII, encoded by the coding sequence ATGGTCCAGATTTTAAGGAATTTTCTGACATTAACTCCCGCAATAATAATTGCTATATATTTTCATGAAATAGCGCATGCCAGGTTATTCAAGAAGACAACAGAAAGCAAGAGAGATTTTTCCCTCATAGGTTGTGTGGATCCTCTGGGATTGTTAATGTACTATATATTTCAATTCGGCTGGTCAAGACCTTTTCCCATAAACTACTGGAAATTAAAGAAACATGGATTGACCAAAACTCTCTTTACTATAATAAGCGGGCCTGCGGTTAACCTGTTTGTCGGAATTGCGGCGGCATTGCTTTTCAAATACAGTGGGCTGTTCAAGTATTCTACATTCTTTACCGGTGGTTTAGAACGCAATTATATGCTTTCATATCTTTCTGACGTGTTGTACTGGATCATGGTAGTAAATTTGAAAACTTCCCTTTTCAATTTATTGCCTTTTCCACCTTTGGATGGGGCAAGGCTTATAGAAATCGCAACTCCTGACAATCAAGTAGACTGGTTAGCGAAATTTGAAGTTTACGGCCTTCTATCGCTCGTAGTCCTTTCAATTTTGGGAATAATTCAATTGATTATGTGGCCTGTAAGCAGGCTGGTTGAGTTCATCACAGGTCTTATAATTTAA
- a CDS encoding DHH family phosphoesterase: protein MRNVSAVISEIEQAEKILVCGHIMPDGDCISSVLSLYRGLSSLGKKVTPAVDWKIPSIYMGFPHTDKLVCYSPDLELPDLMIIVDSSSPDRIGGFQRVLKTHVRTVLIDHHKTNTYFGNVNWVSPNYSSTAQMVFRLMQVMDVNFDEELALLNYLGIATDTGFFRYSNVNSTVFEDVACLVKYGADPAYVARVILENKKLEEFYLERDALDNLKVSCSGKFAYSFLEKRNFDRYGLSEDEFSGFVSQLRSISTVEVALFASESFKGEAHVSLRSKSYFDVSEVAKAFGGGGHERAAGFTLTYDNDLQEALEEVIEYISERLEER, encoded by the coding sequence GTGAGAAATGTCAGTGCTGTAATTTCTGAGATTGAACAGGCTGAAAAAATACTCGTATGTGGTCATATAATGCCTGATGGGGATTGCATTTCTTCTGTTCTTTCGCTTTATCGCGGGCTTTCAAGCCTTGGCAAAAAGGTTACCCCTGCTGTTGACTGGAAAATTCCCTCAATCTATATGGGGTTTCCACATACTGATAAACTAGTTTGTTATTCTCCGGATCTGGAATTACCGGATTTGATGATTATAGTCGATTCATCTTCTCCAGATAGAATTGGTGGATTTCAGAGGGTCTTAAAAACACATGTGCGCACCGTGCTAATAGATCACCACAAGACAAATACATATTTCGGAAACGTCAATTGGGTTTCACCTAATTATTCCAGTACCGCTCAAATGGTTTTCAGATTAATGCAAGTAATGGATGTAAACTTTGATGAAGAGCTCGCATTGTTGAATTACTTAGGCATAGCAACCGATACAGGGTTTTTCAGATACAGCAATGTTAATTCAACTGTTTTTGAAGATGTGGCCTGTTTGGTTAAGTATGGTGCAGATCCTGCATATGTGGCCCGTGTAATTCTTGAGAACAAAAAACTGGAAGAATTTTACCTGGAAAGAGATGCTCTGGACAATTTAAAAGTGAGCTGCTCTGGGAAATTCGCCTATTCCTTTCTTGAAAAGCGGAATTTTGATAGGTACGGTTTGAGTGAGGATGAATTTTCAGGGTTTGTTTCTCAACTCCGTTCAATCTCAACAGTTGAAGTTGCCCTTTTTGCTTCAGAGAGTTTTAAAGGGGAAGCCCATGTTAGCCTTCGTTCGAAGAGCTATTTTGATGTGAGTGAGGTCGCAAAGGCTTTTGGTGGAGGCGGCCATGAACGTGCGGCGGGATTTACATTGACTTATGACAATGATTTGCAAGAAGCCCTTGAAGAGGTGATAGAGTATATTTCTGAAAGATTGGAGGAAAGATGA
- a CDS encoding purine-nucleoside phosphorylase, whose amino-acid sequence MDFEEAAEKILAKSKVKPTIGLILGSGLGYLTGQFEDAISVDYGEIESFPRSTVEGHRGRFVVGRLSGEAVIAMDGRFHFYEGHAIQDVVKPIYIFKEMGIERLIVTNAAGGINRSFIPGDIVAITDVINFSFNNPLIGPNKEEYGVRFPDMSSVIDREWLKKVERISKSADIDMKQGTYIFVTGPSYETPAEIKAYESFGADMVGMSTVPELIAASHCKIKALAFSCITNMASGILDKKLDHHEVVETAQKVRSKFSKIVTIALNAFKEEKL is encoded by the coding sequence ATGGATTTTGAAGAAGCTGCTGAAAAAATCCTTGCAAAATCCAAAGTAAAACCTACCATCGGTCTGATTTTAGGATCCGGTCTTGGATATTTAACGGGGCAATTTGAAGATGCCATTTCTGTTGATTACGGCGAGATCGAATCTTTCCCCCGAAGTACCGTTGAAGGTCATAGAGGGAGATTTGTTGTTGGACGATTAAGTGGAGAAGCGGTTATTGCAATGGATGGGAGGTTTCATTTTTATGAAGGACATGCTATACAGGATGTTGTGAAGCCCATATATATTTTCAAAGAGATGGGTATCGAGCGCCTTATTGTAACAAACGCAGCAGGTGGTATAAATAGGAGTTTTATTCCTGGAGATATTGTAGCCATAACAGATGTGATAAATTTTAGCTTTAACAACCCTCTTATAGGCCCAAACAAAGAAGAATACGGGGTTCGGTTTCCTGATATGTCGTCAGTTATTGACAGGGAATGGTTGAAAAAAGTGGAGCGCATTTCAAAAAGTGCTGATATAGATATGAAGCAGGGTACCTATATTTTTGTAACGGGTCCTTCTTATGAAACTCCTGCTGAAATAAAGGCTTATGAAAGCTTTGGTGCTGATATGGTTGGCATGTCTACTGTTCCAGAGCTGATAGCAGCTTCTCACTGCAAAATAAAGGCTTTGGCATTTTCATGCATAACAAACATGGCTTCTGGAATTCTGGACAAGAAGTTAGATCATCATGAAGTGGTTGAAACGGCTCAGAAAGTTCGATCCAAATTCAGCAAAATTGTTACGATCGCTCTTAACGCCTTTAAGGAGGAGAAATTGTGA
- the acpP gene encoding acyl carrier protein translates to MSPEEIFEKVREIIAEKLGIEVDDIELSSDLTEDLGADSLDLVDLVMAFEDEFGIKVEDEQVENIKTVENIVSYVAKVLGADDEE, encoded by the coding sequence GTGAGTCCCGAAGAAATTTTTGAAAAGGTTAGAGAAATAATTGCGGAAAAGTTGGGAATTGAAGTCGACGATATCGAACTTTCATCGGACCTTACCGAAGATCTTGGTGCAGACTCTCTTGATCTTGTCGATCTGGTCATGGCTTTTGAAGACGAATTCGGAATAAAGGTGGAAGATGAGCAAGTAGAAAATATTAAAACCGTAGAAAACATTGTTAGCTATGTAGCCAAAGTCCTCGGTGCTGATGATGAGGAATAA
- a CDS encoding RluA family pseudouridine synthase yields MPQKISYIVSEDSNYNRLDKFLRHKLKDFKLSSIYKLLRTGCIRVNDSKIKDPAYKIEIGDKISVEYTGNIEHLKRLKELRRPIPYEFPFNILYEDEELLIIDKPPGISMHPGKGVQVITLVEGLMGYGNRKGFKPFLVHRLDKHTSGVLLVAKKLDTARKLAELFRNHKIDKYYLTLVKGHPVNEKGYIKQEEKGITEELIYNVKELFDSSSLLMIELLTGKKHQIRRQCASIGHPVVGDNVYGDRNFNREFKKKHGLRRYFLHCFKMSFRHPVSGKPIQIISELPDDLVRVLKSLRSS; encoded by the coding sequence TTGCCTCAGAAGATTTCATATATCGTTAGCGAAGATTCCAATTATAATCGCCTTGACAAATTTCTCAGGCATAAATTGAAAGACTTTAAACTATCATCTATTTATAAACTTCTCCGAACCGGCTGCATTCGTGTCAACGACAGTAAAATCAAAGATCCCGCTTATAAAATCGAAATTGGAGATAAGATAAGTGTTGAATATACCGGAAACATCGAGCATCTCAAGAGGCTTAAAGAATTAAGAAGACCTATACCATATGAATTCCCATTTAATATACTTTATGAAGATGAAGAGCTTCTGATAATAGATAAACCACCTGGAATCTCAATGCATCCAGGCAAAGGAGTACAGGTTATCACGCTTGTTGAAGGATTGATGGGATACGGTAATAGAAAAGGGTTCAAACCTTTCCTGGTTCATCGTCTGGATAAGCACACGTCAGGAGTGCTATTAGTTGCTAAAAAATTGGATACTGCAAGGAAGCTTGCTGAGCTTTTCAGAAACCATAAGATCGACAAGTATTACTTGACCCTTGTAAAAGGGCACCCTGTAAATGAAAAAGGGTATATAAAACAGGAAGAAAAGGGTATTACTGAGGAGCTTATATACAATGTGAAAGAGCTCTTTGACAGCAGCTCACTTTTGATGATAGAGTTATTAACCGGTAAAAAGCATCAAATCAGGCGTCAGTGCGCTTCAATTGGGCATCCCGTTGTTGGCGACAATGTATATGGAGACAGAAATTTCAACCGTGAGTTCAAGAAGAAGCACGGGCTTCGAAGGTATTTTCTGCACTGTTTTAAGATGTCTTTCAGGCATCCCGTTTCAGGAAAACCTATCCAAATCATTTCAGAACTACCCGATGATTTGGTGAGAGTTCTGAAGTCTCTAAGAAGCTCATGA